Proteins encoded together in one Streptomyces umbrinus window:
- a CDS encoding LysR family transcriptional regulator produces MDFTDVSLTALRVLRAVAEQGTFTAAAASLGYTQSAVSRQIAAIERAAGTELLERRRDGARLTPAGRVVMRRVTVVLDEIAATARDLSGLPEQAGTVRLGWVPSAGAVLLPRALADLRESDPGLEVVGREGGTPALVRALRAGSLDLALLASAPPFRAPDAESPPLALQTLTERPLRLALPATHPLARGEYVDVADLRGQRWIAGSSSGEDRLMGVWPGLDERPEIVHTARDWLAKLHLVAAGCGLTTLPASLVSAVPPGVRVLPVRGGPQEQRRLLLARLPAPPTQAVTRVAAALRAAALDAHTPLPSA; encoded by the coding sequence ATGGACTTCACTGATGTGTCACTGACCGCACTGCGCGTCCTGCGCGCCGTGGCCGAACAGGGAACCTTCACCGCGGCCGCGGCATCGCTCGGCTACACCCAGTCCGCGGTGTCCCGGCAGATCGCCGCGATCGAACGGGCGGCAGGCACCGAACTGCTGGAGCGGCGGCGCGATGGAGCTCGGCTCACCCCGGCGGGCCGGGTCGTCATGCGCCGGGTGACGGTCGTGCTCGACGAGATCGCCGCGACCGCCCGGGACCTGTCCGGCCTGCCGGAACAGGCCGGAACGGTCCGACTGGGGTGGGTGCCGAGCGCTGGCGCCGTGCTCCTGCCCCGAGCCCTTGCCGATCTGCGCGAAAGTGATCCCGGACTCGAAGTCGTCGGCCGCGAGGGCGGCACCCCGGCACTGGTGCGCGCGCTGCGGGCGGGCAGCCTGGATCTGGCCCTGCTCGCCTCGGCCCCGCCCTTTCGGGCGCCGGACGCCGAGTCGCCCCCGCTGGCACTGCAGACACTCACCGAACGCCCCCTGCGTCTCGCGCTGCCCGCCACACATCCCCTCGCCCGCGGCGAATACGTCGACGTGGCCGATCTGCGGGGGCAGCGCTGGATCGCCGGGTCCTCGTCAGGAGAGGACCGCCTGATGGGGGTGTGGCCGGGTCTGGACGAGCGTCCCGAGATCGTCCACACCGCCCGCGACTGGCTGGCCAAACTCCACCTCGTCGCCGCAGGCTGCGGGCTGACCACCCTTCCGGCCTCACTCGTCTCCGCCGTACCTCCCGGAGTACGCGTCCTCCCCGTCCGCGGCGGCCCGCAAGAACAGCGGCGCCTGCTCCTGGCCCGCCTCCCCGCCCCGCCGACCCAGGCCGTGACACGGGTGGCCGCTGCCCTCCGCGCGGCGGCCCTCGACGCCCACACGCCCCTTCCCTCCGCATGA
- a CDS encoding SDR family NAD(P)-dependent oxidoreductase: protein MTTSRIALVTGANQGLGRAFCDGLAARMDPQDLVLLTGRSQQRVADAAREVTQSSATRARVEGRVLDVTDTDAIARLAEDLRARYAGVDVVISNAVARLLPEESQAERADEFIDVSNAATHAILRSFGPVLRPGGRLLVVASSLGTLGHLDGRLHHLFDGASLDQVEYAVESWRSAIHHNTAQEAGWPRWLNVPSKVAQVAAVRAVAAERRARDLADGTLVAAVCPGMVDTATSRPWFTDYSQAQPPARAAEAVLDLVFAEHVDPALYGELVRFGKVLPWHDGTPPIEQDGMLVP, encoded by the coding sequence ATGACCACTTCACGCATCGCCCTCGTCACGGGGGCCAACCAGGGGCTCGGCCGGGCCTTCTGCGATGGACTGGCGGCCCGCATGGATCCGCAGGACCTGGTCCTGCTCACCGGTCGCAGTCAGCAGCGTGTGGCGGACGCCGCCCGGGAAGTCACCCAGTCGTCCGCTACCCGTGCCCGTGTCGAGGGCCGGGTCCTGGATGTCACGGACACCGACGCCATCGCCCGTCTCGCCGAGGATCTGCGGGCCCGGTACGCAGGGGTGGACGTCGTCATCTCCAACGCGGTCGCCCGTCTGCTTCCCGAGGAGTCACAGGCGGAGCGGGCCGACGAGTTCATCGACGTCTCCAACGCCGCCACCCACGCCATCCTGCGCTCCTTCGGCCCCGTGCTGCGCCCCGGTGGACGGCTGCTCGTGGTGGCCAGCAGCCTGGGCACGCTCGGGCACCTCGACGGCCGGCTGCACCACTTGTTCGACGGGGCGAGCCTGGACCAGGTCGAGTACGCGGTGGAGTCGTGGCGCAGTGCCATCCACCACAACACCGCGCAGGAGGCAGGCTGGCCGCGGTGGCTGAATGTGCCTTCGAAGGTGGCCCAGGTCGCCGCCGTGCGGGCCGTCGCCGCCGAACGCCGGGCCCGTGACCTCGCCGACGGCACGCTCGTGGCAGCTGTGTGCCCCGGCATGGTCGACACCGCGACCTCACGCCCGTGGTTCACCGACTACAGCCAGGCCCAGCCTCCCGCCCGGGCCGCCGAGGCCGTCCTCGATCTGGTCTTCGCCGAGCACGTCGATCCCGCGCTGTACGGCGAGTTGGTGCGCTTCGGCAAGGTCCTGCCCTGGCACGACGGCACGCCTCCAATCGAGCAGGACGGAATGCTCGTCCCCTGA